Below is a genomic region from Neisseria zoodegmatis.
GCGCAGCAGGTTCGCTGCTTTTAGGTGTGAGGATTTCAGGCTTAGGCAACTCTTTAGGTGTTTCTTTTTTAAACGCCTTTTCGTTGCTTTTATTAATGAAGAATACAATACCCGCAATAACGGCGGTTGCCAGCAACAAGCCCAAGATAAAACCTGAAAGGCCTTTACCGTATGGTTTCTGTATATTCATAAAACACCTAAATACCTTATCTTTATTTTTTCGTGATGCCGTCTGAAAAGGAATAGAAGCTTGTTTTTCAGACGGCGCATTTTAGCAACATATTATGTTTGAAGCAAAAAGCTTACAAAGCCCGACGAAAACTTACTGCGCGTAACACATGCTGTTTGGTCACGGTTTCATCGCCGTTTAAGTCTGCCAAAGTGCGTGCCACGCGCATGATGCGGTGATAACTGCGAGCAGACAGCGACAACTTTTCCAATAAACTCCCTAAAGTTTCCGCAGCCTCCTTAGAGGCCATTGCCGCGTTATCCAGTTCCGTAACGCTTAACGCCGCATTAATCTTACCCTGCCGTTGATATTGGCGTCCTCTTGCGGCTTCCACCCGTCGGCGCACTTCTGCGCTGCTTTCGCCCGGTTCCTGCTGTGTCAGTTCGGCGGAAGAAAGTGCCGGCACTTCAATGGTTAAATCAATGCGGTCGAGCAAAGGCCCTGAGATTTTTCCACGGTAACGAGCAATACTTTCCGGCGTGCATCGGCACGGTTTGGAAGGATGGCCGAAATACCCGCACGGACATGGGTTCATGGCGGCGACCAATTGGAATTTGGCAGGATACACCGCTTTATGTGAGGCGCGGGAAATATGGATTTCGCCATTTTCGAGAGGCTCCCGCAACACCTCCAAAACCTTGCGGTCAAACTCGGGAAGTTCATCTAAAAATAAAATTCCGTTGTGCGATAACGAGATTTCTCCGGGACCCGAACTTCCGCCTACGATGGCTACTTGACTGGCAGTATGATGAGGAGAATTATATGGCTTATCGTAATCTAATTCCTGCCTGTGGTTCGGCAGCAGCGAACGCAACGACCACACTTCAATCAATTCTTCATCGGTCAGCGGCGGCAAAATACCGGGCAAGCGTTGGGCGAGCATGGATTTACCTGTACCGGGCGGCCCCATCATCAGCAGACTGTGCCCGCCGGCAGCGGCAATTTCCAAAGCCAAACGTGCGGTATGTTGGCCTTTCACGTCTTTCAAATCAGGCACATGACGATTTTCAGACGGCCTTTGGCTGATATCGTAAACAGTTTGGGCCAGCGGCTCAACGCCGTTCAGATGGGCGGCAACCTTGCACAGATTTTCGGCGCCGTAAACGGTGATGTTTTTCATCACCGCCGCTTGTCGGGCGTTTTCACCCGGTAAAACAAATGCTCTGCCGGACTGCATACCCTGCCACGCCATAGCCAGTGCGCCGCGGACGGGACGTAAAGCGCCGGACAGCGCCAATTCGCCGGCAAACTCGTATTGGTTCAGTTTATCGGGTGCAATTTGACCGGAAGCGGCAAGAATGCCGAGCGCGATCGGCAGGTCGAAACGGCCGGATTCTTTGGGTAAATCGGCAGGGGCGAGATTGACGGTAATTTTTTTGGCGGGAAATTCGAATCCGCTTTGGATGATGGCGGCGCGGACGCGGTCGCGGCTTTCTTTAACTTCGGTATCGGGCAAGCCGACGATATTAAAAGCAGGCAAGCCGTTGGCAAGGTGGGCTTCCACCTCGACCAACGGCGCATTCATACCGTTTAGCGCACGGCTGTAAACAAGGGCGAGCGACATCTGTTTCAGACGGCCTTATTCGACTTGTTCCGGCACTTCGGCTGTGGTTTCTACTTGCTGGAGCGGTTGCTCTCCTTCCAGCTTGGCGAGACGGGCTTCCAAGTCGGCCAGTTTGGTGCGGGTTTTAATCAGCACTTGCTGCTGGATATCGAACTCTTCACGCGTTACCAAATCCATGCGGTTAAACGCGCTGCCCAACAGAGCTTTAACGTTTTTCTCAACGTCTTTGGCGGGGCTGTTGGCGATGGTTTCGCTCAATTTGGCAGACACTTCTTCAAACAGTTTTTTGCCGATCATTTTGCTGCTCCTTAATGTATGGGGTTTATAGGCATTGTATAGTGAATCAGGCCGTCTGAAAACTGCTTCGGGCAGCGTTTCAGACGGCCTGTGATGGTAATGCGGATATAGGCGGGTTAATGAGCGTCTTGGCTCAAATCCACTTCTTTCAGCGGCACTTTACGGGTTTTATAGCGCAGCTTGTGGTAGAAGTAGAAACCTAAAAATACCGGCAAGCCCATGTAGGTAATAATGAGGCGATCCCAATCCAAGCTGCCTTTCAAAACCAGTTCGGTGTCTTGACCGATAATCACCAGCACACACAAAGCCAGCGCCAGCAAGGGGCCGAAGGGGAACCATTTGGCACGGTACACCAATGCGTTCAGGTCTTTGCCTTGTGCAATGTAAGCACGGCGGAAGCGGTAGTGGCTCACGGCAATGCCCAACCAAGCGATGAAGCCGGTCAAACCTGAAGCGGCCAGAATGTATTGATAGGTTTTGTCGCTGGTGAGTTGCAGTAAAAACACGGCCAACACCACGGCACCGGTTGCCAACAGCGACAACACCGGCACGCCGCTGACATTGGTTCTGGCGAAGGCTTTATAAGCCAAACCGTCTTTGGCCATGGCATACAGCATACGCGTAGAAGCGTACATGCCTGAGTTGCCTGCCGACAAAATCGAAGTCAGGATGACGGCATTCATGACGGCAGCGGCAAACGCTAAGCCTGCGCGTTCAAACACAAGCGTAAACGGCGATTTGGCGATTTCATTCACATCCGCGCCCAACAGTTGCGGGCTGGTATAGGGAATCAGCAAACCGATAACCAAAATAGCCAAAATGTAGAAAATCAAAATGCGCCAAAACACTTGTTTCACTGCTTTGGGAATGCTCTCTTCGGGATTTTCGGATTCGCCCGCAGTAATACCGATCAACTCGGTTCCTTGAAACGAGAAACCCGCAATCAGGAACACGCCGAGCATGGTCAGGAATTGACCGGCCACGCCGTCGCCTAAGAAAGGCGCATCGCCTACGGTCATATTGCTCAGGCCGACAAATTCTCCGCCGAGGATGCCGAGAATGGTGAGCAAGCCAACGGCCAGAAACACGATAACGGTTACGACTTTAATCAGGGCAAACCAATACTCCGATTCACCGTAAGCGCGCACGGAAAGGGTGTTCAGCAGGAAAATCACTATAAAAAACAGCAAACTCCATGCCCACGGCTCCATGAAGCGCATCGGCTCCCAATAGGTAATCACCACTGCTGCAATCACCACGTCGGCGGCGACGGTAATCACCCAGTTAAACCAATAGTTCCAGCCGAGCGCGAAACCCAGCGACGGATCGACAAAGCGGGTGGCGTAGGTGCTGAACGAGCCGGAAGTGGGCAGATAAGTGGCCATTTCTCCCAGCGAGGTCATTAAAAAATACACCATCAAGCCGATAGCGGCATAAGCGATGAGCGCACCGCCCGGCCCGGCGGAGCTGATGGCGGTACCGC
It encodes:
- a CDS encoding YifB family Mg chelatase-like AAA ATPase, which translates into the protein MSLALVYSRALNGMNAPLVEVEAHLANGLPAFNIVGLPDTEVKESRDRVRAAIIQSGFEFPAKKITVNLAPADLPKESGRFDLPIALGILAASGQIAPDKLNQYEFAGELALSGALRPVRGALAMAWQGMQSGRAFVLPGENARQAAVMKNITVYGAENLCKVAAHLNGVEPLAQTVYDISQRPSENRHVPDLKDVKGQHTARLALEIAAAGGHSLLMMGPPGTGKSMLAQRLPGILPPLTDEELIEVWSLRSLLPNHRQELDYDKPYNSPHHTASQVAIVGGSSGPGEISLSHNGILFLDELPEFDRKVLEVLREPLENGEIHISRASHKAVYPAKFQLVAAMNPCPCGYFGHPSKPCRCTPESIARYRGKISGPLLDRIDLTIEVPALSSAELTQQEPGESSAEVRRRVEAARGRQYQRQGKINAALSVTELDNAAMASKEAAETLGSLLEKLSLSARSYHRIMRVARTLADLNGDETVTKQHVLRAVSFRRAL
- a CDS encoding amino acid permease, which encodes MIAIGGCIGTGLFMASGTAISSAGPGGALIAYAAIGLMVYFLMTSLGEMATYLPTSGSFSTYATRFVDPSLGFALGWNYWFNWVITVAADVVIAAVVITYWEPMRFMEPWAWSLLFFIVIFLLNTLSVRAYGESEYWFALIKVVTVIVFLAVGLLTILGILGGEFVGLSNMTVGDAPFLGDGVAGQFLTMLGVFLIAGFSFQGTELIGITAGESENPEESIPKAVKQVFWRILIFYILAILVIGLLIPYTSPQLLGADVNEIAKSPFTLVFERAGLAFAAAVMNAVILTSILSAGNSGMYASTRMLYAMAKDGLAYKAFARTNVSGVPVLSLLATGAVVLAVFLLQLTSDKTYQYILAASGLTGFIAWLGIAVSHYRFRRAYIAQGKDLNALVYRAKWFPFGPLLALALCVLVIIGQDTELVLKGSLDWDRLIITYMGLPVFLGFYFYHKLRYKTRKVPLKEVDLSQDAH
- a CDS encoding accessory factor UbiK family protein; the encoded protein is MIGKKLFEEVSAKLSETIANSPAKDVEKNVKALLGSAFNRMDLVTREEFDIQQQVLIKTRTKLADLEARLAKLEGEQPLQQVETTAEVPEQVE